In Candidatus Nezhaarchaeales archaeon, a single genomic region encodes these proteins:
- a CDS encoding DUF1850 domain-containing protein: MKDFMRSLLTLIILLAVPIHVLEVYVDGKPLLTMPVLPRDTFTLSFTHSVERTPVIDCYTISDDYAFILTETFFKSLGAGSPSKPENGTFKVEDGWFKIEGINSRMDKILIRVSILTNQTFTFRGRVLRFALLAPDGGLVEINIGSYPLILYLLKIGLSTYSGSPPPDHQAYYV, from the coding sequence TTGAAGGACTTCATGAGGAGTCTATTAACCTTAATAATCCTTTTAGCGGTACCAATCCACGTACTCGAGGTATACGTCGATGGTAAGCCGCTATTAACGATGCCGGTTTTACCTAGAGATACATTCACCTTAAGCTTTACCCATTCAGTTGAACGGACGCCGGTAATCGACTGCTACACTATAAGTGACGATTACGCATTTATCCTAACCGAAACCTTCTTTAAATCTTTAGGTGCAGGTTCACCGTCTAAACCCGAGAACGGAACGTTCAAGGTTGAAGACGGATGGTTCAAGATAGAAGGTATAAACAGTAGGATGGATAAGATCCTTATAAGGGTAAGCATATTAACGAATCAAACCTTTACCTTTAGAGGGAGGGTTTTACGCTTCGCACTCCTCGCCCCCGATGGAGGGCTCGTAGAGATAAACATTGGAAGCTACCCTTTAATCCTCTACCTCCTTAAGATAGGCTTAAGTACTTATAGCGGTTCACCGCCTCCCGACCATCAAGCTTACTATGTTTAG
- a CDS encoding TAXI family TRAP transporter solute-binding subunit, with product MAGRRALWIGVVVVIAIVIIAAAYFAYLAPKPVPGPKRFTIASGWVVGVYYPVAGAMSRIIYEHVPGMSLTVESSGASVANAKLIGSGAADFAILQNDIAYYAYNGILMFEGAPIKNMRGIAILYPEHIQIVARADAGIKSVSDLKGKRVAVGPLGSGTEVNARQILEVYGLTFDDLGKAERLSAEEASSYLKDGRVDAAFFTVGVGAAAISDVALLTPITLVPIEEAKIEALRAKYPYYFREVIPAGSYKGVDKDVVTVAVYATLVCRGELSTDDVYTFTKAIFEHISTLHAAHARAKAISLEKAIIAMPIPLHPGAEKYYREKGVLKG from the coding sequence GTGGCTGGAAGAAGGGCCTTATGGATAGGAGTTGTCGTGGTTATAGCGATAGTGATCATCGCGGCCGCCTACTTCGCCTACCTCGCTCCTAAACCTGTCCCTGGGCCTAAACGGTTTACGATAGCTTCAGGCTGGGTCGTAGGCGTCTATTACCCGGTAGCGGGCGCCATGTCGAGGATCATCTATGAACACGTACCAGGGATGAGCTTAACGGTAGAATCCTCAGGCGCATCGGTTGCGAATGCGAAGCTGATAGGTTCGGGGGCTGCGGATTTCGCCATCCTCCAGAACGATATAGCTTACTACGCGTATAACGGGATCCTCATGTTTGAGGGCGCCCCAATTAAGAATATGAGGGGCATAGCCATACTTTACCCGGAGCATATACAGATCGTAGCTAGGGCTGATGCCGGTATTAAATCGGTAAGCGATTTAAAGGGGAAGAGGGTTGCCGTTGGCCCGCTCGGTAGTGGAACCGAGGTGAATGCTAGGCAAATATTGGAGGTCTACGGGTTAACCTTCGACGATCTAGGTAAAGCCGAAAGGTTAAGCGCTGAAGAAGCTAGCAGCTACTTAAAGGATGGAAGGGTTGACGCCGCCTTCTTCACGGTGGGTGTAGGCGCCGCGGCTATTTCGGACGTAGCTCTCCTAACGCCGATCACCCTAGTCCCGATAGAAGAGGCTAAGATAGAGGCGTTAAGAGCGAAGTACCCCTACTACTTTAGGGAGGTTATACCTGCGGGCTCGTATAAGGGTGTAGATAAGGACGTGGTTACCGTAGCTGTTTACGCAACCCTAGTATGTAGGGGGGAGTTAAGTACTGACGACGTTTATACCTTTACCAAAGCCATATTTGAACATATAAGTACTCTACACGCTGCGCATGCGAGGGCTAAGGCTATATCCTTGGAGAAGGCTATAATCGCCATGCCAATCCCGCTACATCCAGGGGCTGAAAAGTACTATAGGGAGAAAGGCGTACTAAAGGGTTGA
- the paaI gene encoding hydroxyphenylacetyl-CoA thioesterase PaaI — MSREDELHALFKKFSDDAYCKFMGIELLELRRGYSKVAMTVRDEMLNFHGVAHGGAILSLADAAFAAASNSHNKVAMALSITINYRHPVSKGVRLIAEAVEESLGQRTALYRMTVTTEKGDLVAVCQGLVYRWEKALV; from the coding sequence ATGAGTCGGGAGGATGAGTTACATGCACTCTTTAAGAAGTTTAGCGATGATGCCTACTGTAAGTTTATGGGTATTGAGCTCCTTGAGCTTAGAAGGGGTTATAGTAAGGTGGCTATGACCGTGAGGGATGAAATGTTAAACTTCCACGGCGTAGCTCATGGCGGCGCCATCCTATCGCTCGCCGACGCCGCCTTCGCTGCTGCTAGTAACTCTCATAACAAGGTGGCGATGGCGCTATCCATAACCATTAACTACAGGCACCCAGTATCGAAGGGAGTAAGGCTTATCGCCGAGGCCGTGGAGGAAAGCCTAGGTCAAAGGACGGCGCTATATAGGATGACGGTGACCACCGAGAAAGGCGACCTCGTAGCTGTATGCCAAGGATTAGTTTATAGGTGGGAGAAAGCCTTAGTGTAA
- a CDS encoding DMT family transporter, translated as MVNKLMVYVAPRNTFSFGFLLVVLAGICFGSSGVLAKIVITRGLTPLSVVSYRFIIATSILIPITLILNPRLFLVKPVDAFLLAVHSFIGVSMGILLYFQTIDLTSASLAVLLLYLNPVFTMAAARFTLNERITQLKVLAALLVLAGCFLAVKGFEAETLKLNATGLALGLTAALAYAFYTVFGKFLLEKRRLNVESLTLYSIVYAGLSLPLIQILLASLQPVKDMEAWLALTGLALVPTLLGFALYISGLKRIEAGRAGIVGAIEIASALILAFIILGERLDPVQWLGALMVLCGVTIVQKP; from the coding sequence GTGGTTAACAAGTTAATGGTTTACGTAGCACCTAGAAATACCTTTAGCTTCGGCTTCCTATTAGTAGTTTTAGCAGGCATATGCTTCGGGTCGTCCGGGGTTCTAGCTAAAATCGTCATAACCCGCGGTTTAACCCCTCTAAGCGTCGTTAGCTATAGGTTTATCATAGCTACATCCATACTTATACCTATAACCTTAATCCTTAACCCTCGCCTCTTCCTCGTAAAACCCGTGGATGCATTCCTCCTAGCCGTCCATAGCTTCATAGGCGTTTCCATGGGTATCCTCCTATACTTCCAAACCATCGATCTAACCTCAGCCTCCCTCGCCGTCCTACTTTTATACTTAAACCCCGTCTTTACGATGGCCGCCGCTAGGTTTACCCTTAACGAAAGGATAACGCAGTTAAAGGTTTTAGCAGCCTTATTAGTCCTCGCCGGCTGTTTTCTAGCGGTTAAAGGTTTTGAAGCTGAAACGCTAAAGTTAAACGCTACGGGTTTAGCCTTAGGGTTAACCGCCGCATTAGCTTACGCCTTCTACACCGTGTTCGGGAAGTTCCTCCTCGAAAAACGAAGGTTAAACGTTGAATCGCTTACCCTATACTCCATCGTATACGCCGGGTTAAGCCTACCCTTAATCCAAATACTCCTAGCCAGCCTTCAACCGGTTAAGGATATGGAGGCTTGGCTTGCTTTAACGGGGCTAGCCTTAGTTCCAACCCTACTCGGCTTCGCCTTATACATTTCCGGTTTAAAGCGTATTGAAGCTGGTAGGGCCGGTATCGTAGGCGCTATCGAAATAGCTTCAGCATTAATCCTCGCGTTCATCATCCTCGGCGAAAGGCTAGACCCCGTCCAATGGTTAGGCGCCTTAATGGTATTATGCGGTGTAACCATCGTACAGAAGCCTTAA
- a CDS encoding DUF2148 domain-containing protein: MLISARTAPKARGVDEIITAIVTDPEKEAMAREMEKLAENGDEMFRRDADGVRRSHCVVLIGLRSGTVTGGNDCGACGFKTCEELRRATRIEAAFSGPNCAFRLIDLGIALGSAVKTAATLNVDNRIMYRAGVAARRLKLIEADVVYGIPLSATGKNIFFDRTWPVKTR, encoded by the coding sequence ATGCTGATTTCAGCTAGAACGGCTCCTAAGGCGCGCGGCGTAGACGAGATAATAACCGCCATTGTCACCGACCCTGAAAAGGAGGCCATGGCACGGGAAATGGAGAAGTTAGCTGAAAACGGGGATGAAATGTTTAGGAGGGACGCCGACGGCGTTCGGCGTTCTCACTGCGTAGTCCTCATCGGGTTAAGGAGTGGAACCGTAACGGGGGGAAATGATTGCGGTGCCTGCGGCTTTAAGACCTGCGAAGAACTAAGGAGAGCTACTAGGATTGAAGCCGCCTTCTCCGGGCCTAACTGCGCCTTTAGGCTAATCGATTTAGGGATCGCGCTTGGATCGGCGGTGAAAACAGCGGCTACCTTAAACGTCGATAACAGGATTATGTATAGAGCCGGCGTAGCCGCTAGAAGGCTTAAGCTTATAGAGGCAGACGTAGTCTATGGGATACCACTTTCAGCCACCGGTAAGAACATATTCTTCGACCGTACGTGGCCCGTTAAAACACGTTAA
- a CDS encoding proteasome assembly chaperone family protein — translation MVGEVRLIEKPDVKLESPIVVEGFPDVGLVGAIAASYLVSQLKLQELGYMESELFPPIMVLHRGTPQDPVRLYGNSKLVTIISEIAIPPEAIHPLAKSLAEWLKKVKANVVISLNGFPVQHRMEIETPSVFGVATESKLLELLKQKGIEPMEEGFIAGVYAVILKECIRRNIPMIALLAECFPAYPDPGAAASVLQALNNLFNLNVDVKPLLDKAEEIRLKTRDLMKQTQRLLPGLQKAREQEVPLMYT, via the coding sequence TTGGTAGGCGAAGTACGCTTAATCGAAAAACCGGACGTTAAACTTGAATCGCCGATAGTAGTGGAAGGCTTCCCGGATGTAGGCTTGGTAGGCGCTATAGCCGCTTCCTACCTAGTATCACAACTTAAACTTCAAGAGTTAGGCTATATGGAGTCCGAGTTATTCCCGCCTATCATGGTGCTTCATAGAGGTACGCCTCAAGACCCGGTTAGACTATACGGTAATAGTAAGCTCGTAACAATAATATCGGAAATAGCCATACCGCCCGAGGCTATCCATCCTCTCGCTAAGAGTTTAGCCGAATGGCTTAAAAAGGTTAAAGCCAACGTCGTTATATCGCTTAACGGCTTCCCAGTTCAACACCGAATGGAGATCGAAACCCCCTCGGTCTTCGGGGTGGCGACAGAAAGCAAACTACTTGAACTATTAAAGCAGAAGGGTATTGAACCCATGGAGGAAGGCTTCATAGCCGGTGTATACGCAGTAATACTTAAGGAGTGCATTAGGAGGAACATCCCCATGATAGCCCTACTAGCCGAATGCTTCCCAGCCTACCCAGATCCAGGCGCGGCAGCCTCCGTGCTTCAAGCGCTTAACAACCTATTTAACCTAAACGTAGACGTAAAGCCACTACTAGATAAGGCTGAGGAGATAAGGCTTAAAACCAGGGACCTTATGAAGCAAACACAGCGCCTCCTCCCGGGCCTTCAAAAGGCGCGGGAGCAAGAGGTCCCCTTAATGTATACGTAG
- a CDS encoding TRAP transporter permease gives MSSEFSFRRLKGYEAVIVSCIAVAMSLFHLYTAAFGVLTATLQRSLHLTFVLILCFLLYPVSRKAAKDRIAKVDVILAAIAASTTLYTFVFYGELVFRVGAPSSMDVIFGILCVIFTLEAARRTIGLALPLIALAFILYAYIGPYMPGILAHRGYPLWRIIDQLYMTNEGIYGLPVGVSSTFVFLFILFGAFLEKSGAGRWFIDLACAFVGRSKGGPAKIAVVSSGLFGTISGSSVANVFGTGTFTIPLMKRLGYKPYFAGAVEAAASTGGQIMPPVMGAAAFIMAEVLGIPYIEVAKAAVIPAILYFFSVGMGVHVEALRINLKGLPREEIPSKLKVLKNSYLLVPLVVIVYLLINGYTPLTSAFWGTISVILVSLLRKETRMNLRRLKEALEVGAQNSLSVATACACAGIVVGIITLTGLGLTFSILVTAAAGGNLTVALVLTMIASLILGMGLPTTAKYVVLATIAAPALIELGAHPVAAHLFILYFGVVADITPPVALAAYAGAGIAGAPPMKTGFKAVSLALAGFIVPYVFVLSPSLILVSVTSIPELIVHLASAILGVGVLACGSIGYMFNPTNYLERVLLIVSAILLVYPDPKSTVLGLALVIIAALSNRYLRRAT, from the coding sequence ATGTCTAGCGAGTTTTCCTTTAGAAGGCTTAAAGGTTACGAGGCCGTAATCGTAAGCTGTATCGCCGTGGCCATGTCGCTCTTCCACCTCTACACGGCTGCCTTCGGCGTTTTAACCGCTACTCTACAACGCTCCCTGCATCTAACCTTTGTCCTAATCCTCTGCTTCCTCCTATACCCAGTTAGTAGGAAGGCCGCTAAGGATCGGATAGCTAAGGTCGACGTGATCCTAGCAGCGATAGCTGCAAGTACGACGCTTTATACGTTCGTATTTTACGGCGAACTAGTTTTTCGTGTTGGCGCGCCGTCATCGATGGATGTAATCTTCGGTATTCTATGCGTAATTTTCACGCTTGAAGCTGCCCGGCGTACAATAGGCTTAGCCTTACCTCTTATTGCGCTAGCCTTCATACTGTACGCGTACATAGGACCTTATATGCCAGGTATTCTAGCACATCGAGGGTACCCCCTCTGGAGGATTATAGATCAGCTCTACATGACCAATGAGGGGATATACGGGTTACCTGTAGGCGTATCCTCAACCTTCGTATTCCTCTTCATACTCTTCGGAGCCTTCCTAGAGAAGTCAGGAGCGGGGCGATGGTTCATCGACTTAGCGTGCGCATTCGTAGGACGGTCGAAAGGAGGACCGGCAAAGATAGCGGTAGTAAGTAGCGGCCTCTTCGGGACGATTAGCGGTAGCTCCGTTGCTAACGTCTTCGGGACCGGGACCTTCACCATACCTTTAATGAAGAGGCTAGGCTATAAGCCCTACTTCGCCGGGGCTGTTGAAGCCGCTGCTTCAACGGGCGGTCAGATTATGCCACCGGTAATGGGGGCCGCCGCGTTCATCATGGCCGAGGTGCTGGGAATACCGTATATAGAGGTAGCTAAAGCAGCCGTCATACCGGCTATACTATACTTCTTCTCGGTAGGTATGGGGGTTCACGTGGAGGCTTTAAGAATAAACCTTAAAGGGCTACCTAGGGAGGAAATACCTTCAAAGCTTAAAGTCTTAAAGAACTCCTACCTACTGGTACCGCTCGTCGTTATCGTTTACCTACTTATTAATGGTTATACGCCGTTAACCTCAGCCTTCTGGGGCACCATATCTGTAATTCTCGTAAGCCTCCTTAGGAAGGAGACGCGTATGAACCTAAGGAGGCTTAAAGAGGCGTTAGAGGTAGGTGCGCAAAACTCTTTAAGCGTAGCTACCGCTTGTGCATGCGCTGGTATCGTAGTCGGCATTATAACGCTTACCGGTTTAGGCTTAACGTTCTCCATACTAGTGACGGCGGCGGCTGGCGGTAACTTAACGGTTGCGCTCGTCCTAACCATGATAGCCTCCCTAATACTTGGAATGGGGCTACCTACTACTGCTAAATACGTGGTTTTAGCTACTATAGCGGCTCCGGCTTTAATAGAGCTAGGAGCCCATCCGGTGGCGGCGCACCTCTTCATACTATACTTCGGCGTGGTAGCCGATATAACGCCGCCGGTAGCCTTAGCAGCTTACGCAGGAGCTGGTATTGCTGGCGCACCACCCATGAAGACCGGGTTTAAAGCCGTAAGCCTTGCTTTAGCCGGCTTCATAGTTCCCTACGTATTCGTACTAAGCCCTAGCTTAATACTTGTAAGCGTTACCTCTATACCGGAGTTAATCGTACATCTCGCCTCGGCCATATTAGGGGTAGGGGTATTGGCCTGTGGCTCCATAGGCTATATGTTTAACCCTACTAACTACTTAGAGCGCGTCCTACTAATTGTTAGCGCGATTCTACTCGTTTACCCGGATCCTAAAAGTACGGTTTTAGGCTTAGCGCTAGTAATCATAGCGGCCTTGTCGAACCGGTATTTAAGGAGGGCTACTTAA
- a CDS encoding DUF2119 family protein, which translates to MLNVEIYELTSSLEGPVRLYVGGLHGREGRVTAPILKTLLSEPPPPTGKLIVVPAICSGKKHVSTLSDAYYRSEEGIKLLSLLRAYSPHIYVELHCYRASAYKLLTDPMIRARRGVPPLLDTGNGLLIGAAPPKLHARFNIPLSIVIEVPCRGGGVNEALRILRIIRDSNGVNEVLQRLKEAYPEQTSRIERYLKTINTLTSSTRIV; encoded by the coding sequence TTGCTTAACGTCGAGATCTACGAGTTAACTTCAAGCCTTGAAGGACCGGTAAGGCTCTACGTTGGAGGGCTTCACGGCCGTGAGGGTAGGGTTACTGCCCCAATACTTAAAACGCTACTATCCGAACCCCCTCCTCCTACCGGTAAGCTAATAGTAGTCCCAGCTATATGTAGTGGGAAGAAGCACGTAAGCACCTTAAGCGACGCCTACTATAGGAGCGAGGAAGGCATTAAACTACTTAGCCTACTTCGTGCTTACTCGCCGCATATATACGTTGAATTACACTGCTATAGGGCGTCGGCTTACAAGTTATTAACGGACCCGATGATAAGGGCTAGAAGGGGGGTACCACCACTCCTCGATACTGGTAACGGCCTACTAATAGGCGCAGCGCCTCCAAAGCTTCACGCTAGGTTCAACATACCGTTAAGCATAGTAATAGAAGTACCGTGTCGCGGTGGAGGCGTTAACGAGGCCTTACGCATACTTAGAATCATTAGGGATTCAAACGGGGTTAACGAAGTCCTTCAAAGGCTTAAAGAGGCGTACCCTGAACAAACCAGTAGGATTGAAAGATACCTTAAAACCATTAACACTCTTACCTCAAGTACTCGTATAGTGTGA
- the hacA gene encoding homoaconitase large subunit gives MGLTVSEKILARASGRAKVSPGEIVVAKVDVAMVHDFTGPMTVESFKAMGAKRVWDPESVVVIFDHQVPPSTIQAAGFHQVMRGFVKEYGIKHFYDVGWGGICHQLLPELGFAVPGALIVGADSHTTTYGAFGAFATGLGSTDMAAVLATGELWMRVPETVKVMVDGTLKAPVSAKDLILQIIGTVKADGATYKAVEYTGEAIKGLSVDGRMTLCNMAVEMGAKTGIVEADEKTLAFLEGRSKRPVRIVKSDPDAYYEEEYRFDASRLEPMVACPNSVDNVKPVSEVEGVEVDQIFLGSCTNGRLEDLAVAASILKGRRIHPRVRMVVIPASQNIYLEALEKGYLEVFVKAGAMVCGPTCGPCMGSHVGLLGDGEVCVSTANRNFVGRMGSSKAKIYLASPATATASAIEGRLTSPSKYVKAQ, from the coding sequence ATGGGGTTGACGGTATCGGAGAAAATTCTAGCTAGAGCTTCGGGTAGGGCTAAGGTTTCTCCGGGTGAAATCGTGGTAGCTAAGGTGGACGTGGCCATGGTCCATGACTTCACGGGCCCCATGACCGTTGAGTCCTTTAAGGCTATGGGGGCTAAGCGAGTATGGGATCCTGAAAGCGTAGTGGTTATTTTTGACCATCAGGTTCCGCCGAGTACCATTCAAGCCGCTGGGTTCCACCAGGTGATGAGGGGCTTTGTTAAGGAGTATGGTATAAAGCATTTCTACGACGTTGGATGGGGCGGTATATGCCACCAGCTTCTACCTGAGCTTGGGTTTGCGGTTCCAGGAGCCCTTATTGTAGGCGCTGATTCCCATACTACTACGTATGGTGCTTTCGGCGCTTTCGCGACAGGCCTCGGATCAACGGATATGGCCGCCGTATTAGCTACCGGTGAACTTTGGATGCGTGTACCTGAAACAGTAAAGGTAATGGTTGATGGAACGTTGAAAGCCCCCGTTAGCGCTAAGGACTTGATCCTCCAAATTATTGGCACCGTTAAAGCCGACGGCGCTACGTATAAAGCGGTTGAATATACTGGTGAGGCGATTAAGGGGTTAAGTGTTGATGGGAGGATGACGCTGTGTAACATGGCCGTTGAGATGGGCGCTAAAACGGGGATAGTGGAGGCTGACGAAAAAACGTTAGCCTTCCTAGAGGGAAGGAGTAAGAGGCCCGTTAGGATTGTTAAAAGCGATCCTGATGCCTACTATGAGGAGGAGTATAGGTTTGACGCTAGCCGGCTTGAGCCCATGGTCGCTTGTCCTAACTCCGTTGATAACGTTAAGCCCGTTTCTGAGGTCGAAGGCGTTGAGGTGGATCAAATCTTCCTAGGCTCATGTACTAACGGACGTCTTGAGGATTTAGCTGTAGCCGCCTCCATACTTAAGGGTAGGAGGATACATCCAAGGGTTAGAATGGTCGTAATACCGGCTTCGCAGAATATATACCTTGAAGCCCTTGAAAAGGGTTACTTGGAAGTATTCGTGAAGGCCGGGGCCATGGTATGCGGTCCTACCTGTGGGCCGTGTATGGGGAGCCACGTAGGCCTTCTAGGCGATGGGGAGGTATGCGTAAGTACGGCTAATAGGAACTTTGTGGGGAGGATGGGTAGTAGTAAGGCTAAGATCTACCTAGCCTCCCCGGCTACGGCTACCGCCTCAGCTATTGAGGGGAGGCTTACATCACCGTCAAAGTACGTAAAAGCGCAGTAA
- a CDS encoding Hsp20/alpha crystallin family protein — MSKRFRSWFEEIDELFQRLEESFFTPSWDSTRCCLEPLIDIQDRENEVVVTIDLPFVASKDDVKANVTEDTLEVIAELKRAIRWERWGASQRRFEFKTFRRLIRLPDKVNPNEAKASFKAGVLRITLPKARKLFTIKVE, encoded by the coding sequence GTGTCGAAACGGTTTAGATCATGGTTTGAAGAAATCGACGAGCTATTTCAAAGGCTTGAGGAAAGCTTCTTTACACCCTCCTGGGATTCTACGCGGTGCTGCCTCGAACCACTAATCGATATTCAAGATAGGGAGAACGAAGTAGTAGTAACGATCGATTTACCCTTCGTAGCGAGTAAGGACGACGTAAAGGCTAACGTAACCGAGGATACCTTAGAAGTGATAGCTGAGCTTAAAAGAGCGATAAGATGGGAACGCTGGGGTGCTTCACAGAGGAGGTTCGAGTTTAAAACCTTTAGAAGGTTAATAAGGCTACCGGATAAGGTAAACCCGAATGAAGCTAAAGCCAGCTTTAAAGCCGGAGTTTTAAGGATTACGCTACCGAAAGCGAGGAAGCTTTTCACCATAAAGGTAGAATAG
- the ilvD gene encoding dihydroxy-acid dehydratase produces MRSQLIKDGVERAPHRCLLRGLGVSDEELSKPFIAVVNSYSEIIPGHLHLREVAQAVKDGVREGGGVPFEVNTMAICDGLAMGHEGMHYPLPSREVIADSVELMVEAHRFDGMVLVANCDKITPGMLMAAARVNIPSIVVTGGPMLSGVYRGKRVGLADVFEAVGAVKAGKLTIKELEELEGIACPGAGSCNGLFTANTMACLTEALGMSMPGCATAPAVSSKKLRIAKSSGMQIVRLVKAGLTPSRIMTMEAFKNAIALDLALGGSTNTLLHLPAIASELGIKLGLEVFDSMSMKVPQLCSLVPGGTHTMEDLEEAGGISAVLNELASLLNLDVVTVTGKTLRENIAGVKTLRVDVIRPLSKPVSGTGGIVILKGSLAPRGAVVKTAALPSEALRFKGEAKVFDCEEEAVKAISNGRIKAGDAVVIRYEGPKGGPGMREMLTATAMIAGMGLGGSVALITDGRFSGATRGLCVGHVSPEAAEGGPIAFVRDGDVIEIDVTRRRIDLKVDIEELNVRVKQWIRPEPRVFRGYLARYARMATSADEGAVLRL; encoded by the coding sequence ATGAGGTCTCAACTTATCAAGGATGGCGTTGAGAGGGCGCCCCATCGCTGTCTACTTAGGGGTTTAGGGGTTAGTGATGAAGAGCTTTCTAAGCCCTTCATAGCCGTGGTGAATAGTTATTCGGAGATTATTCCGGGGCATTTACACCTTAGGGAGGTAGCTCAAGCCGTTAAGGATGGTGTTAGGGAGGGTGGTGGGGTTCCCTTCGAGGTTAATACGATGGCGATTTGCGATGGTTTAGCGATGGGACATGAAGGGATGCATTACCCCCTACCGTCACGCGAGGTTATTGCCGACTCCGTTGAACTAATGGTTGAAGCCCACCGGTTTGACGGAATGGTGCTGGTAGCGAACTGCGATAAGATTACGCCCGGCATGCTAATGGCTGCCGCGCGCGTAAATATACCGTCGATAGTTGTAACTGGGGGGCCTATGCTTTCAGGCGTTTACCGTGGTAAGAGGGTTGGCTTAGCTGATGTCTTCGAGGCCGTTGGAGCGGTTAAAGCTGGTAAGTTAACGATTAAGGAGCTTGAGGAGCTTGAAGGTATCGCCTGCCCGGGCGCTGGATCCTGTAATGGGCTTTTCACGGCTAATACTATGGCCTGCCTTACTGAAGCGTTAGGTATGTCGATGCCAGGTTGTGCTACGGCGCCAGCTGTTAGCTCTAAGAAGCTAAGGATAGCCAAGAGTAGCGGGATGCAGATAGTAAGGCTGGTTAAGGCTGGGTTAACCCCTTCACGGATAATGACTATGGAGGCTTTTAAAAACGCTATAGCCCTCGACCTTGCCTTAGGCGGTTCCACTAATACGCTACTTCACCTACCTGCTATAGCGTCCGAGCTTGGAATTAAGCTCGGCTTAGAAGTCTTCGATTCGATGAGTATGAAGGTACCGCAGCTATGTAGCCTAGTTCCAGGAGGGACGCATACCATGGAGGACTTGGAGGAAGCGGGTGGGATAAGCGCTGTGCTTAACGAGTTAGCATCCCTCCTAAACCTAGACGTGGTTACGGTTACCGGTAAGACTTTAAGGGAGAACATAGCTGGCGTTAAAACGCTTAGAGTAGACGTTATTAGGCCACTCTCAAAGCCCGTAAGCGGTACTGGTGGAATAGTTATTCTAAAGGGTAGCTTAGCTCCAAGGGGCGCCGTGGTTAAAACGGCTGCATTACCCTCCGAAGCCTTAAGGTTTAAGGGTGAAGCTAAGGTCTTCGACTGCGAGGAGGAAGCGGTTAAAGCGATAAGTAATGGCCGTATTAAGGCTGGGGACGCCGTAGTAATTAGGTATGAGGGGCCTAAAGGGGGGCCTGGGATGCGTGAAATGTTAACGGCCACCGCGATGATAGCTGGGATGGGGCTTGGAGGTAGTGTAGCGTTAATAACCGACGGGAGGTTCTCGGGCGCGACAAGAGGATTATGCGTAGGCCACGTATCACCGGAGGCCGCTGAAGGAGGGCCTATAGCCTTCGTACGCGACGGCGACGTAATAGAGATCGACGTTACGCGTAGGCGTATAGACCTAAAGGTGGATATTGAAGAGTTAAACGTTAGAGTTAAACAGTGGATAAGGCCTGAGCCAAGGGTTTTTAGAGGCTACTTAGCTAGATATGCTAGAATGGCTACCTCAGCCGATGAAGGCGCCGTACTAAGATTGTAG